GTAGACCTGCACGAATTTTTTCTCGATCTCCAGGCGTTCCAGGAACATCTTCTCCTCTTCCACCGCCTCGTAGCTGAAGCCCGGCGCCACCAGCAGACCGTGAACCCCCAGTTCCTCCAGCTTGGTGAACAGCATTTCGATCTCAACCAGGTCGGTATCCTTGAAGATGGTGGTGTTGGTGCAGACCCGGAAGCCGCGGGCATGGGCGGCCCGAATCCCCTCAATGGCCGCCTTGAAGGCTCCCTTGCGTTCAAGGATGCGGTCGTGGGTCTCTTCAAGACCGTCCATGTGGACGTTGAAGGTGAGGTTGGGGTGGGGGGACATCCGCTCCAGCGATTTTTCCAACAGCAGGCCGTTGGTGCAGAACATGATGTGGCGGCCCCGTTTCAGTACTTCATCCACCAGCTCGAAGACATGGGGATAGAGAAATGGTTCGCCGCCGGTGATGGTGACGACCGGCGCCGGGCATTCGTCAACCGAGCGCAGGCATTCCTCCAGAGGCATCATGGCGGTAATGGTGTCGGCATACTCGCGGATGCGACCGCAGCCGGAGCACGCCAGGTTGCAGAGGTGGGTCGGCTCCAGCATCAGTACCAGAGGGAACTTCTCCACCTTGTTGATCCGGTTCTTGATGATGTATTTGGTCAGGTCGTAGTTGAGACGCCAGGGAAAACGCATGATCGGCCTATCCTTTCAGTTCTTCACGAACGCCGCCGCTGCGGCAGCGATACCTTCCGCATCAATCCCCAGATCGCGGCGCAGTTGGGCCTGGGAACCGTGTTCCACGAAACAGTCGGGTATGCCGAGGCGTTTCACCCGGACCGTCAGCCCCTTGTCCTGCAGCAGTTCCAGCACAGCACTGCCGAAACCTCCCTGCAGGGCGTTTTCCTCAACGGTGAGGACCGCACCGGTGGCGGTCGCCATGCGCAGAATCAGCTCCTCATCCAGCGGTTTGATGAAGCGGGCATTGACAACGGCGGCAGTGATGCCTGTTTTCGCAAGTGACTCCGCCGCTTCCAGGGCCGGAACAACGGTGGAGCCGATGGCGATGATGGCCAGATCGGCGCCTTCGCGCAGCAGCTCCCCTTTACCCGGCGGCAGTGCGGTGAGGTGCCGGTCCAGCGGCACGCCATAGCCGGCGCCGCGGGGATAGCGGATGGCCACGGGGCTGCGCAGCTCCAGGGCGGTCTTCAGCATGTGGCGCAGTTCGTTCTCGTCCTTGGGAGCCATGAAGGTGAGGCCGGGCAGATGACGCAGGTAGGAGAGGTCGAAGACGCCGTGGTGGGTGGGGCCGTCGTCTCCCACCAGGCCGCCGCGGTCCATGGCGATCACCACCGGCAGGTTCTGCAGGCAGATGTCGTGGAACACCTGATCGTACCCCCGCTGGACAAAGGAGGAGTAGATGGCGGCCACCGGCTTGTGGCCGTCCGCCGCCAGGCCGGCGGCAAAGCAGAGGGCATGCTGTTCGGCGATGCCGACATCGAAGAACCGCTCCGGCAGGGCTTCGGCAAAGTAGTTGAGGCCGGTACCGTCCGGCATGGCGGCGGTGATGGCCACAATGGCCGGATCCTTTTCCGCCAGCTCCACCAGGGTGCGACCGAAAATCTCGGTGTAGGAGGCAGCCGCCGACTTGGCCGGCGCTGCGCCGGTGGAGAGGTCGAAGGCGCCCACGCCGTGAAACTTGTCCGGCTTGGTCTCCGCCGGATGGTAGCCCTTGCCCTTGGTGGTCATGACGTGGACCAGGATCGGCCCGTCGAACTCCCGCAGGTTGGAGAATACCTCGATCAGACCGGGCAGGTCATGACCGTCGATGGGACCGATATAGTCGAATCCCAGGGCCTCGAACAGGGCGCCGGGGGTGAGGAACCCCTTGAGGGAGTTTTCGGCCCGCCGGGCGAACTTGAGGATATCCTTGCCAAAGGAAGGGATGTTGGTGAGCAGCTCCTTCATCTCCTTTTTCAGTTCCCGGAAGTGCCGGGTGGTCATCTTGCGGGAGATGAAGGCGGAAAAGGCGCCGACGTTCCTGGAGATGGACATCTCATTGTCGTTCAGCACGACAATCAGGTTCTTCTTGAGGTGGCCCGCCTGGTTCAATCCCTCGAAGGCAATGCCGCCGGTCAGCGAGCCATCGCCGATGACCGCGATGACGTTGTTTCTGGTGCCGTCCAGAGAAGCGGCCGCAGCCATTCCTAACGCCGCGGAGATGGAGGTGGAGGCATGCCCCACGCCGAAGGCGTCATGCTCGGATTCGCTGCGCTTGGGGAAACCGGACAGCCCCTTGTACTGGCGCTGGGTGGGGAAACGGTCCCGGCGGCCGGTGAGGATCTTGTGGGTGTAAGCCTGGTGTCCCACATCCCAGACGATCTTGTCCTTGGGGGTGGTGAAACAGTAGTGCAGGGCCAGGGTCAACTCCACCACGCCCAAGTTGGACCCCAGGTGGCCGCCGGTTTCGGAGACGGTCTGCAGCAGGAACTCGCGCAGTTCGGCGGCCAGGGCCGGGAGCTGCTCGAGAGGGAGTTTCTTCAGATCGTCGGGGGACTGTATGGTTTCAAGGATCATCGTTGGGGCACCTCATTGTTCCAGGTGGCCATTGGCACGAAACCAAGCCACCGCCTGTTCCAGGGCAGTTTCCACCGGGGTCTGGGGAAGGCCCAGTTCGGTGACGGCTCTGGATGGGTCAAAAAACATGAATTTTCTCGCCATCTGGACGCCGGCGAGGGGGATCAGCGGTTCCCGGCCGGTCAGGCGTGCAAGCCCCTCGTTGACCCAGGCCGCCGCCAGGATCGGGTAGTACGGGAGTCGCACCCGCGGCGCCGGCAGGCCGGTGATGGCGGATAACATGGTGAATATCTCCCGCAGGGTCAGGTTGCGGTTCCCCAGGATGTACTTCCGGCCGACCCGGCCCTGCCGTGCCGCCAGCAGATGTCCCCTGGCGCAATCCTCCACGGAAATCAGGTTCAGCCCGGTGTCAAGGTAGGCCGGCATTTTGCGGTTCAGGAAATCCACGATGATCTTGCCGGTGGGAGTCGGCTTGATGTCGTGGGGACCCACTGGCGTGGAGGGGTTGACGATCACCAGCGGCAGCCCCCGCTCCAGAAAGCGTTCAGCCTCACGTTCCGCCAGGAATTTGCTCTTCTTGTAGTGTCCCACCATGTCGGCGAAGGTGACCGGCGTATCTTCGGTGCCCGGTGTGCCATCGCCCGGATTGCCCAGGGTACCGACGCTGCTGGTGTAGACCACCCGTTCCACGGAGGCCGCCTCCGCCGCTTCCAGCACGGCCCGGGTGCCGTCGACGTTGGCGCGGTACATGGTCGCCGGATCGCGGGTCCAGAGCCGGTAGTCGGCGGCGACGTGGAAAACCTGCGTGCAGCCGGCAATGCCCGCTTTCAGTGATGCCGGGTCGCAGAGATCCCCCTGCCGGAACTCAAGATCAAGGCCCTGGAGGTTGCGGGTATCGGCGCCGGGACGCACCAGCACCCGTACCTGAATGCCTTCCTTCAGCAGTTCCCGAACAATGGCGGCGCCGATGAAGCCGGTTGCTCCCGTGACAAAGGCTTTCATGGGCACCTGTCCGAAAAAACGTGAAAAGCCCCGCATCCGGTACGGGGCTTCCGCGACGGAACCGTCGTCTGACCGGTCAGCATGGTTGCCCGTGCTCTCCGCGCAGTCGGCGGAAACGCCCCAGGGCGGTCAGCGGGAAACAGTTGCGGTAGATATGGTATTTGATCATGAAGAACTTGGGGAACCCGGTGCCGGTGAAGGCATCCTCGTCCCAGGTTCCATCCTGCTTCTGGGTGGCCAGCAGGTACTGTATGCCGCGTTCCACCGCGTTGCAGTGTACTTCGCCGGCCGCCATCAGTGCCATCAGTGCCCATGCGGTCTGGGAAGCCGTACTGGTACCGCAGCCCATCAGGGTGCGGTCGTAGTAGGACTCGCAGACCTCGCCCCAGCCGCCGTCCAGGTTCTGGCGTGACTTGATCCAGTTGACCGCCTTGCGCACGTAGGGCTGGTTCATGTCCTCGCCGATGGCTTCCAGGCCGATCAGCACGTACCAGGTGCCGTAGATGTAATTGACCCCCCAGCGGCCGAACCAGGAGCCCTCCGGTTCCTGTTCCTTCTTCAGGAATTCAATGGCGCGTACCGCCTGGGGATGGTTCTTGTCGTACCCGAAATTCCCCATCAGCTCCAGCATCCGGCCGGTCAGGTCAGCGGTG
The window above is part of the Trichlorobacter ammonificans genome. Proteins encoded here:
- the hpnH gene encoding adenosyl-hopene transferase HpnH; its protein translation is MRFPWRLNYDLTKYIIKNRINKVEKFPLVLMLEPTHLCNLACSGCGRIREYADTITAMMPLEECLRSVDECPAPVVTITGGEPFLYPHVFELVDEVLKRGRHIMFCTNGLLLEKSLERMSPHPNLTFNVHMDGLEETHDRILERKGAFKAAIEGIRAAHARGFRVCTNTTIFKDTDLVEIEMLFTKLEELGVHGLLVAPGFSYEAVEEEKMFLERLEIEKKFVQVYEMSKKHRFWSTPMYLRFLKGEKKLQCTPWGNPTRNPQGWKAPCYLITDGHYPTFKEMMETVDWDSYGVGKDSRCAQCMMHCGFEPTVVTEVGKSPRDMLEMLFWNLT
- the hpnA gene encoding hopanoid-associated sugar epimerase; the protein is MKAFVTGATGFIGAAIVRELLKEGIQVRVLVRPGADTRNLQGLDLEFRQGDLCDPASLKAGIAGCTQVFHVAADYRLWTRDPATMYRANVDGTRAVLEAAEAASVERVVYTSSVGTLGNPGDGTPGTEDTPVTFADMVGHYKKSKFLAEREAERFLERGLPLVIVNPSTPVGPHDIKPTPTGKIIVDFLNRKMPAYLDTGLNLISVEDCARGHLLAARQGRVGRKYILGNRNLTLREIFTMLSAITGLPAPRVRLPYYPILAAAWVNEGLARLTGREPLIPLAGVQMARKFMFFDPSRAVTELGLPQTPVETALEQAVAWFRANGHLEQ
- the dxs gene encoding 1-deoxy-D-xylulose-5-phosphate synthase; protein product: MILETIQSPDDLKKLPLEQLPALAAELREFLLQTVSETGGHLGSNLGVVELTLALHYCFTTPKDKIVWDVGHQAYTHKILTGRRDRFPTQRQYKGLSGFPKRSESEHDAFGVGHASTSISAALGMAAAASLDGTRNNVIAVIGDGSLTGGIAFEGLNQAGHLKKNLIVVLNDNEMSISRNVGAFSAFISRKMTTRHFRELKKEMKELLTNIPSFGKDILKFARRAENSLKGFLTPGALFEALGFDYIGPIDGHDLPGLIEVFSNLREFDGPILVHVMTTKGKGYHPAETKPDKFHGVGAFDLSTGAAPAKSAAASYTEIFGRTLVELAEKDPAIVAITAAMPDGTGLNYFAEALPERFFDVGIAEQHALCFAAGLAADGHKPVAAIYSSFVQRGYDQVFHDICLQNLPVVIAMDRGGLVGDDGPTHHGVFDLSYLRHLPGLTFMAPKDENELRHMLKTALELRSPVAIRYPRGAGYGVPLDRHLTALPPGKGELLREGADLAIIAIGSTVVPALEAAESLAKTGITAAVVNARFIKPLDEELILRMATATGAVLTVEENALQGGFGSAVLELLQDKGLTVRVKRLGIPDCFVEHGSQAQLRRDLGIDAEGIAAAAAAFVKN